The following is a genomic window from Janibacter sp. DB-40.
GCGCACCGCTCCGGAGGTGCAGTCGTAGAGACGGGGGACGAGCCCGACGAGGGTGCTCTTGCCGGCGCCGGTCGACCCGATGACGGCCGTCGTCGTCCCCGGCCGCGCGACGAGGTCGATGTCGTGGAGGACGGGCACGTCGGCACCGGGGTAGGTGAAGGTGACCCCCTCCAGGCGCACCTCGAGCGGACCGTCGGGCACCGGCACCGGGTCGGTGGGCGCCGCGACGCTGGACGGGGTGTCGAGGACCTCGACGATGCGCCCGGACGCCACGGCCGCACGCGGGATCATCATCGTCATCATCGTGGCCATGACCACCGACATGAGGATCTGGGTCAGGTAGGTCATGAAGGCGGTGAGCGACCCGATGCTCATCTGACCGGCGTCGATGCGCTGCGCACCGAACCAGACGACGGCGACCGTCGAGAGGTTGAGCACGAGCATCGCGAAGGGGAAGACGGTCGCGAAGAGGTTGCCGACCTGCACTGCCGAGGCGGTGTACCGCTGGTTGGCCTCGGCGAAGCGCTCGCGCTCGTCCTGCTCGCGCACGAAGGCCCGCACGACCCGCACCCCGGTGATCTGCTCCCGCAGGATCCGGTTGACCGAGTCGACGCTCTCCTGCATCGTGCGGAAGCCCGGCAGCATGCGGCTCACGAGCAGCCCGACGCCGACCCCGAGGACCGGCACCGCGACGGCCACGAGCCACGAGAGCCCGACGTCCTCCTGCAGGGCCATGATGATGCCGCCGACCATCATGATCGGCGCGCTGAGCATCATCGACAGGCCGAGGTTGGTCACCAGCTGCACCTGCTGGACGTCGTTGGTGCTCCGGGAGATCAGCGTCGCGGCGCCGAAGCGGTTCACCTCCTGCGCGCTGAACCGGCCGACCCCCGCGAAGACGTCGGAGCGCACCTGCGCCGACAGGCCGGAGGAGCACCGCGAGGCGATCCACGCGACCCCGATCGTGGCGACGACCTGGACCAGCGAGACCCCCAGCATCACCGCGCCGGCGCGCAGGATGAACCCGGTGTCCCCCACCGCCACGCCCTCGTCGATGATCCGGCCGTTGAGGCTCGGCAGGGCCAGGGCCGCGAGGGTGCCCAGGAGCTGGAGTGCGACGAGGCCGGCGAGCAACCCCGGCCGACGGCCGAGGTGCGTGCGCCACAGACGGACCAGCACGACTACCCCCTCACGGGAGGATCAGGAACCCGTCCGCGACGAGTCCCCGCACGAGCGAGACGCCCGCGTCGAGCGCCTCGTCCGTGGGCCGCTCGAGCAGCCCGGAGATCGCGACGAGCGACTGGCGGGCGGTCAGCTCGCCGTCGCACACCGAGACCAGGGCGGCGTCGAGCGTGTCGAGACGGACGACGCGGCCCAGCCCCCCGCCCTGCCGGAGCAGGATGACGCTGGGGTCGGTGGCGCCGGGCTCCGCGTGCGTCTCGGTGGTGACGTCCGCCGCGCACCGCCAGGCGGTGTCGAGCACCTCAGCGTCGGTCATGCCGGCGAGCCGGTCCCGGGCGGCGAGACCTGCGGCGACGGTGGGGCCCATCGGTGCCGCCACCGGGCCGGTCGCCTCCACGAGGTCGACGAAGGGGGCCCGCTCGCTCGTCGGTCGGTGCAGCGTGATGATGCCGAACCCGATCTCGCTCACGCCCCGGTTCGCGAAGTCGTCGAGCCACGCGCCAACGAGCGCGTCGTACTCGGGGGTGCCGGGCCGGTGGCCGCCGTCGCGGGCCCACAGCTCGGCGTACTCCGCCGGGTCCTGCACGTCCCGTTGGACCACCCAGGCGTCCAGGCCGCTCTCGGCGACCCACTCGCCGACCCGCTCCCGCCAGTCCTGCCCGGCGCCGGTCTCCCAGTTGCCGAGCAGCTGCGCGACCCCGCCCGGGGCGAGGTGGGCCCCGACCCCCTTCGTCAGGGCCGCGACGACGCCGTCGCCGGCGGCACCGCCGTCGCGGTACTCGTAGAGCGGCACCCCCTCGGCCCGCGGCGTGATGACGAAGGGGGGATTGCTCACGATGAGGTCGAAGGTCTCCCCGGCCACCGGGTCGAGGAAGGACCCGGAGCGCAGGTCCCAGTCGACGCCGTTGAGGCCGGCGTTGAACTCGGCGTAGCGCAGCGCCCGCTGCGACAGGTCGGTGGCGACGACCGACCCGGCGTGCCCCGACAGGTGGAGCGCCTGCACGCCGGAGCCGGTGCCGAGGTCGAGCGCGCGGGCCACCGGGGTCCGGGGCGTCCACGAGGCCAGCGTCGTCGACGCACCGCCGATGCCGAGGACGTGGTCGACGGGCAGGGGCTCGCTGCGCAGGTGCTGGAAGAGCGCAGGGGGGTCGGAGGCGATCCACCAGCTGTGACCGAGGTCGTCGCCGTAGGGCCGCAGGTCGCACGTGGCGACGAGGTGCGCACCGTGCGGCTCGACGATGCGCAGGGCGATCGCCCCGGTCACGCCGGTCCGCGGCAGCGCGGCCCCGAGGGTGTCGGCGGGGATGGGCAGCCCCAGCCCGAAGCAGCCGATGAGCACACCGAGCGGATCGCTCGCCCCGGCGACGACCCGCCTGGCCGGCAGCGGCTGCTCGCGGCCGAGTGCGTCGGCCGCGAGACCACCCAGGCGCTCCCGGACGGCGTCGACGCGGAAGTCCGCCGCGGTCAGGTCCTCGCGTAGCTGCTCGAGGAGGGCTGGGTCGATACGGAGGTTCGCCGAGGAGGTCACGGCATGAGCCTAGGCCCGGTCGCCCACGGACTCCTCCTGCACCTCGGCGATCGCGACATCATCGCGCTTGGCGACCACGAGGGCGATGACGAGGACGAGGAGGGCGACGAGGGCGATCGCCCACCGGATCATCTGCGACCCCTCGTCACCGAGGTAGAGGGTGACGATGGCCGGCGCGATCAGCACGGCGACGAGGTTCATCACCTTGATCAGCGGGTTGATCGCCGGTCCGGCGGTGTCCTTGAAGGGGTCGCCGACCGTGTCGCCGATGACCGCGGCCTCGTGCGCCGGCGAGCCCTTGCCGCCGTGGCGCCCGTCCTCGACGATCTTCTTCGCGTTGTCCCACGCACCACCGGAGTTGGCCAGGAAGACCGCCATGAGGGCACCACAGGCGATCGCCCCGGCGAGGAACCCGGCGAGCGCCCCGATGCCCAGGCCGAAGCCGACGACGACCGGGGTCAGGGCGGCGAGCAGGCCCGGGGTCGCCAGCTTGGTCAGCGAGTCGCGGGTGCAGATGTCGACGACGCTGGCGTAGTCGGGCTTCTCGGTGCCGGCCATGATCCCGGGGTGGTCGCGGAACTGGCGGCGCACCTCGTGGACGATCGACCCCGCGGCGACGGTCACCGCGTTGATCGCGAGCCCGGAGAAGAGGAAGACGACCGCGGCGCCGAGGAGCAGGCCGACGAGGACGCTCGGGGTGACGATCTGGGTGTTGACCATCTGCTCGAAGCCCCCGACGCGGTCCTGGGAGACCGCGCCCTCCTCGAGTGCCCGCACCGTGGAGGTCCACGCGTCGGTGTAGCTGCCGAAGAGCGCGGTGGCCGCGAGGACGGCCGTCGCGATCGCGATGCCCTTGGTGATCGCCTTGGTCGTGTTGCCCACGGCGTCGAGCTCGGTGAGGACCTGCGCGGCCTCCTCGTCGACGTCGCCGGACATCTCGGCGATGCCCTGGGCGTTGTCGGAGACGGGGCCGAAGGTGTCCATCGCGACGATGACCCCGACCGTGGTCAGCAGACCGCAGCCGGCGAGCGCGATGAAGAACAGCCCGAGGACGACGGAGGAGCCCCCGAGCAGGAAGGCCAGGTAGATGACGACGGCGATCGTCGTCGTCATGTAGACCGCGGACTCCAGGCCGAGGCTGATGCCGGAGAGGATGACCGTCGCGGCGCCGGTCTCGGTCGTGCGGGCGACGTCCTCGGTCGGGCGCTTGTCGGTGCCCGTGAAGTGCCCGGTCATCCGCAGGATGACGGCGGCCAGGACGATGCCGAGGATGACCGCCAGGAGCGCGGCGCGCCGCGGGTCGCCGACGAGGGCGGCGACGTCCTGGTCGGAGGAACCCAGCTGCTCGTAGCTGCCGGGGAGGTAGAGGTAGGCGGCGGCCGCGCAGAGCACCGCGGAGATGACCGCCGAGATGTAGAAGCCGCGGTTGATCGCGTCCAGGGCCGACTCGCCGGCGCGGGCGCGGGTGATGAAGATACCGATCATGGCGGTCACGGCGCCGATCGCCGGGATGAGCAGCGGGAAGACCAGGCCGTAGGCGCCGAAGGCCGCCGAGCCGAGGATCAGTGCGGCGACGAGCATGACGGCGTAGGACTCGAAGAGGTCGGCGGCCATGCCGGCGCAGTCACCGACGTTGTCCCCGACGTTGTCGGCGATCGTCGCGGCGTTGCGCGGGTCGTCCTCGGGGATGCCGGCCTCGACCTTGCCGACGAGGTCGGCGCCGACATCGGCGGCCTTGGTGAAGATGCCACCCCCGACGCGCATGAACATCGCGAGCAGGGCGGCACCGAAGCCGAAGCCCTCGAGGACACGGGGCGCATCACCGCGGTAGGCCAGGACGACGATGGCCGCCCCGAGCAGACCGAGCCCGACGGTGAACATGCCGACGGTGCCGCCGGTGCGGAAGGCGATCTGCATGCCCTCGTCGCGTCCGGTCGAGCGGGCCGCCTCGGCGACGCGGACGTTGGCCTTGACCGCCAGGCTCATGCCCAGGTAGCCGATGGCCGCGGAGAAGACGGCACCGAGGACGAAGAAGCCGGACCGGCCCCACCGCACCCCAGCGGTGTCGGCCGGCAGGAAGAGCAGCAGGACGAAGACGAGGACGACGAAGATGATCAGCGTCCTGAACTGCCGTCGCAGGTAGGCGTGGGCCCCCTCCTCGACCGCACCGGCGATCTCCTGCATCCGCTGGGTGCCGGCGCCGGCCGCGATCACCTGGCGTCGCAGGACGACGCCCAGCACGAGCGCGGCGAGACCGATGACGGCCACACCGCTGATGAGGGTCAGGTTGGCGCCGTCGAGCTCGAGCGCCGACGACGCCGCGGTCAGGGACACCTGCATACCGGCCATGCCATCCTCCTTGATGGACGAGGGTCACGGCCGGAGCCACGTGTGAGGTCGACCACAGCCGTGGCCACACCCTAGCGCCGGAAGGCTTCTCGCGTGGGGACTTCGGATGAGGCCCCCCCCTTCGCCTCCACCTGCGGGGGAAGGGGAGCGCCCCGGCCAGACCGGCTCGGGCACCCGGTCGGGGGCGGCCGGTCGCACGTGCTCGGTGAGCTGACCCAGCAGGTGCAGCACGACCGCGCCGAGGAAGGCCAGGCCCGCCCCGAGCTCGATCACCTCCTCGAGGGTCTGCTGGACCCGCTCGGCCGCCACGGACCACGTGTGCGGGTCGATCGAGTCCATGCCCACGGTCACGCAGGCCAGGGCGACGCCGACGACGAGCAGACCCGTGGCCCAGCGGTCAGCGCGCAGGCTGCGCACGACGAGGGGCAGCAGGGCCAACCCGACGACCCCGACGATCAGGAGGAGGAAGTCCCCCGGCGCCACCCACGTCAGGAGCGGCAGCCGGACGTCGCGCGGGGCGAGGTAGCCGTCGCGCAGGCGCTCGTGGATCGCGAAGCGTTCGTCGAAGGCCAGGACGCAGAAGCCGACGGCGAGCACCGCCAGACCGGCTCGGGGACGCTGATCGCGCAACCGCGCCACGAACCACGCGAGGGCGGCGAGGACCCCGGCCACGACGAGCGTCACCGACTGGAACCAGGTCATCGGCACCTGCTCCTGGGCGATCCACGCCCACCACGTCGGGTATCGGGCGGCGAAGAGCAGCCCCGGGACGAGCAGCCACGTCAGCAGCAGCGCCCCGAGCAGTCCGGTCCTCGCCCGGGTGCTCATGCGGTCCGTCCGACGAGGGCACCGGACGTGACCACGTCGACCGGGGCGTGCCGTACCGCGGCGAGGACCGCCCGGCCGAACTGCTCCGCACCGCGCTCGAGCACCTCGTCGCGCCACCAGGCGCTGTGACCCGTCTGCAGGACACGGCCCTCGGTGACGAGGTCGCACGCGGGATCGAGCACGGCGTCGTCGACGCCGTACCCGCGCAGGTGGCCGGAGCGGATGGCCGCGGCCACCGCGTCGTGGTCGACCAGGGCCGGTCGACCGATGTTGACGAGGAGCCCACCGGGACGCATGCGCTCCAGCTCGGGTGCACCGACGACGAGCGGGTGCTGCGGGTCGGTGGAGCAGCACAGCGCGACGACGTCCGCGCGCTCGAGCAGCTCGTCCGTGTGCGTCATGATCGTCCCCCGCTCCTGGGCGGCGACGCGGGCGACCGGGTCCGGGTCGCTGCCGATGACCGACATGCCGACGCCCCCGGCGAGCCGCGCGAGGTGCGTACCGATGCGGCCGACGCCGATGATGCCCAGGACGCGTCCACCCAGCTCGATGCCGCGCAAGGAGGTGGCCGCGGGGACGAGGCCCCGGGAGCGGTCGTTGGCCAGGTGGATCCGCGCGGCCAGGCCGAGCAGGAGGCCCAGGGCGTGCTCGGCCACGGCCGTGGTGGCGTACTCGGGCAGCACCGACAGGCTCACCCCGTGGTCATCGAGGAGCTCGAGGTCGATGTGCTCGTACCCGGTCGCGTAGAGCACGATCCGCCGCAGCCGGGGGCAGGCCCGCAGCAGCTCGGCGTCGAGGCGGGGCAGGGTCGCGTTCGTCGTGGCCAGGACGGTGGCGCTGCGCAGCAGGGCGGCCGCCTCGCGGCCGTCCGGCGCGTCCTCCCGGGTGACGAAGCCCAGCCTCGCGTGCTCCTGGATCTGCGCTGTCCGGGCTGCGGGCACCGACCGGGTGCCTGCGCGACTGAGTACGACGACGTGCTCCACGTGCTCCTCCTGTGTCCGGGGTCGACCACCCAGACGCACGAGGTGCCCACCTGGTTGCGTCAGCCGACCGGCGCCTCCGCCGCACCGACGGCCGAGTCGAGGTCGGGCCGGATGTCCAGCAGCTGGTCGAGGCCCGTGATGCTGAAGACACGCAGCACCCGTTGGTGCGAGGCGGCGACGGTCATGGTCCCGCCGTGGCGCGCCAGCCGCTTGAGCCGACCGACGACGATCCCCAGCCCGGTGGAGTCGAGGAAGGTGACGTCGGTCAGGTCGAGGGTCAGCCGACGACGCCCGTCGGCGATGAGCGCCTCGAGGGCATCGCGCAGCACGGCGGCGGAGGTCACATCGATCTCACCGGCGACGTGGACGATGTGCACCTCCCCGGCTTCGCTGGACGTGACGGAGATGGACACCGGCCTACCGTAGAGCACATGACCACCCCCCGCCCAGAGGCCGACGAGCTGCTCGGCCTGCTCACCCGCGGGCGCGAGGACCGGCTGCGGCACGTCGAGCGCATCCCGGCCCGACCGGCCACCGAGGTGGACCTGCCGGACTGGGTGGCACCACCCCTTCGCCAGTCGTTGGCCGGTGCCGGGATCGACCGGCTGTGGTCGCACCAGGCGAGCGCGGCGCAGGCGGCCCGGGACGGCCGGCACGTCGTGCTCTCCACGGGGACGGCCTCGGGCAAGTCGCTCGGCTACCTCCTCCCGTCACTCACGTCGGTGCTCGAGGGCCGGTCCGCCGCGAACGGCCGGGGCGCGACCGCGCTCTACCTCTCCCCCACCAAGGCACTGGCAGCCGACCAGCTCGCCCGGCTGCAGTCCTGGGCGGTGCCCGGGGTCCGCGCGGCGACGTACGACGGGGACACCCCCACCGACGAGCGCCGCTGGATCCGCGACCACGCCGACGTCATCCTCACCAACCCCGACCTGGTGCACCACTCCCTCCTGCCGGGCCACCGCAGCTGGGCGCACGTCCTGCGCCGCCTGCGGTACGTCGTCATCGACGAGTGCCACGTCTACCGCGGGATCTTCGGCTCGCACGTCGCGCTGCTGCTGCGCCGGCTGCGCCGGGTGGCGCGACGCTACGGCGCCGACCCGACCTTCGTCCTGGCCTCCGCCACCGTCGGCGACCCGGGCGGGCACGCGTCGCGGCTCATCGGTGACGACGTGCTCGCCGTGACCGAGGACGGGTCACCGCGCGGCGCGCTGACCTTCGGGCTGTGGCAACCACCGGAGGACGACGACGGGGGTCGGCGCTCCCCCACCACCGAGGCCGCCGAGCTCATGGCCGAGCTGGTGGGCCGGGACGTGCAGACGCTCGCCTTCGCCCGGTCGCGGGCGGGCGTGGAGGCGCTGGCCTCGTCCGCGTCGCGGCAGGTCAGCATCGTCGACGAAGGGAGGATCGCGGCCTACCGCGGCGGGTACCTCCCCGAGGAGCGACGGGTCATCGAGCGCCGGCTGCGCGAGCGGCAGCTGCTCGGGCTCGCGGCGACCAATGCCCTCGAGCTGGGCATCGACGTCGCCGGTCTCGACGTCGTGCTCATGGCCGGGTGGCCGGGACGGCTCGCCTCGGTGTGGCAGCAGGCGGGGCGCGCCGGTCGTGACGGGCGGGACGCCCTCGCCGTGCTGCTCGCCGCCGACGATCCTCTCGACTCGTGGGTCGTGGAGCACCCGGAGGCGGTCTTCGACTCCCCGGTCGAGGCGAGCGTCCTCGACCCGCAGAACCTGCGCGTGCTCGTCCCGCACCTTGCCTGCGCCGCCGCCGAGATCCCCGTGACGCTCGCCGACGAGGCCTGGTTCGGCGACTCCCTCGAGGGCGTGCTGGCCATGCTCGTGGAGCGCGGCATCCTGAGAGCCCGACCGGGCGGGTGGTTCTGGACCCGACCGGACCGGCCGGGCGATCACGTCTCCCTGCGCGGCATCGGCGAGGTCGTCAGCATCGTCGAAGGGAGGTCCGGCCGGGTCGTCGGCACCATCGACGAAGCGGCGGCGCACGCCCAGGTGCACACCGGGGCGGTCCACGTGCACCAGGGGCAGACATGGGTGGTCACCGATCTCGACCTCGAGGAGGCGACCGCCACGGTCGTGCGCGGTGACCCGGGTTGGTCGACGCAGTCGCAGTCGGTGTCGGCCTTCGACATCGTCGCCGAGGAGAGCGGCGTCGACCTCGGACCGGTGCGGGTCAGCTTCGGCCGGGTCGACGTGCGTCGGCAGGTGACCGGCTTCCTGCGACGGCTGCCGGGTGGTGAGGTCCTCGGGACGCACCCGTTGGAGCTGCCCGAGCGCACCCTGTCGACGCGGGCGGTGTGGTGGACCATGACGCCCGAGGCGTTGGCGGCGGCCGGGATCGACGAGGTCGATGTCCCGGGGGCGGCGCACGCGGCCGAGCACGCCGCCATCGGGATGCTGCCGCTGCTCGCCACCTGCGACCGGTGGGACATCGGCGGGGTCTCCACGGACTGCCACCCGGACACCGGACTGCCGACGATCATGGTCTACGACGGCCACCCCGGGGGCGCGGGCTTCGCGGCACGGGCCCACGAGCGGATCGAGCAGTGGCTGACGATGACCCGGGAGACGATCGCGGGCTGCGGCTGCGCCGCCGCCGGGTGCCCCGCCTGCGTCGTCTCCCCGAAGTGTGGCAACGGCAACGAGCCCCTCGACGCACGGGGAGCCGTGGCGCTGCTCGACCTGATGATCGGTGCCCTGCGCCCTACAGTTGGGACGGAGGCCCACTCGGGTCCCGCCACCCGACCAGCCGAAAGGATCTCGTGATGGTCGTCCTCGGACTCGTTCTCGTGCTGCTCGCTCTCCTCCTGGGGGCCGCCCTGATCACGGGGACCTCCGCACCGGAGACCGTGGGGCAGGACGTCGACATCACCGTCCTCGACACCGTCACGTTCACGCTCAACCCGTTGACGCTCGTCGTCTCCGGCATGGTCGTGATGTTCCTCCTGTGGCTCGGGCTGGTCCTGATCAAGACCACGCTGGCGCGCAAGGCCCGCCTGCGCCGGGAGCGCAAGGCCGCCGAGCTCGAGGCACGCGAGCGCCATCGGCGCGAGGAGGCCGAGGCAGCCGAGCGCGCCCGGCACGAGGAGGGGGAGCGCCAGCTCGAGGAGCGCCGCCTCAAGGAGGAGCGCCGCCTCGGAGAGGAACGCCGCCTCGGGGAGGAGCGCCGGGCAGGAGGCTCCACAGCGGTGCACCCGGAGGAGGGCACCGCGACCTCATCGACCGACGAGACACGCCCACTCCCCCGTGAGGACACCGGTGGGCCCACCCGCCCGCTCACCCGCGGGCGCCGCGGGGCGGGGGGAGAGCCCAGCGGTAGGGATTGATGACGTGATGGCCGAGGACCGGGCGGTCGTGCTCTCCCGGCTGGCACGGGGCGTGGCGGCTCGACGGGATGCGCCGTTGGCCGAGCGCCTGGCGGCGGTCTGTGCCGAGATCCTCGAGGTGGGGGCGCCGCGCTCAC
Proteins encoded in this region:
- a CDS encoding ABC transporter ATP-binding protein; the protein is MLVRLWRTHLGRRPGLLAGLVALQLLGTLAALALPSLNGRIIDEGVAVGDTGFILRAGAVMLGVSLVQVVATIGVAWIASRCSSGLSAQVRSDVFAGVGRFSAQEVNRFGAATLISRSTNDVQQVQLVTNLGLSMMLSAPIMMVGGIIMALQEDVGLSWLVAVAVPVLGVGVGLLVSRMLPGFRTMQESVDSVNRILREQITGVRVVRAFVREQDERERFAEANQRYTASAVQVGNLFATVFPFAMLVLNLSTVAVVWFGAQRIDAGQMSIGSLTAFMTYLTQILMSVVMATMMTMMIPRAAVASGRIVEVLDTPSSVAAPTDPVPVPDGPLEVRLEGVTFTYPGADVPVLHDIDLVARPGTTTAVIGSTGAGKSTLVGLVPRLYDCTSGAVRLGGVDVRDAALEDVWARIGLVPQRAFLFAGTVAGNLRQGAPEASDEDLWAALEVARAADFVREQGGLDAPVGQGGATLSGGQRQRLAMARAIVRRPDVYLFDDSFSALDVATDARVRAALRPWTREATVLVVAQRVASIMDADQIVVLEDGRVVGRGTHAELLRQCPTYVEIVESQVTEEVA
- a CDS encoding class I SAM-dependent methyltransferase encodes the protein MTSSANLRIDPALLEQLREDLTAADFRVDAVRERLGGLAADALGREQPLPARRVVAGASDPLGVLIGCFGLGLPIPADTLGAALPRTGVTGAIALRIVEPHGAHLVATCDLRPYGDDLGHSWWIASDPPALFQHLRSEPLPVDHVLGIGGASTTLASWTPRTPVARALDLGTGSGVQALHLSGHAGSVVATDLSQRALRYAEFNAGLNGVDWDLRSGSFLDPVAGETFDLIVSNPPFVITPRAEGVPLYEYRDGGAAGDGVVAALTKGVGAHLAPGGVAQLLGNWETGAGQDWRERVGEWVAESGLDAWVVQRDVQDPAEYAELWARDGGHRPGTPEYDALVGAWLDDFANRGVSEIGFGIITLHRPTSERAPFVDLVEATGPVAAPMGPTVAAGLAARDRLAGMTDAEVLDTAWRCAADVTTETHAEPGATDPSVILLRQGGGLGRVVRLDTLDAALVSVCDGELTARQSLVAISGLLERPTDEALDAGVSLVRGLVADGFLILP
- a CDS encoding sodium-translocating pyrophosphatase; this encodes MAGMQVSLTAASSALELDGANLTLISGVAVIGLAALVLGVVLRRQVIAAGAGTQRMQEIAGAVEEGAHAYLRRQFRTLIIFVVLVFVLLLFLPADTAGVRWGRSGFFVLGAVFSAAIGYLGMSLAVKANVRVAEAARSTGRDEGMQIAFRTGGTVGMFTVGLGLLGAAIVVLAYRGDAPRVLEGFGFGAALLAMFMRVGGGIFTKAADVGADLVGKVEAGIPEDDPRNAATIADNVGDNVGDCAGMAADLFESYAVMLVAALILGSAAFGAYGLVFPLLIPAIGAVTAMIGIFITRARAGESALDAINRGFYISAVISAVLCAAAAYLYLPGSYEQLGSSDQDVAALVGDPRRAALLAVILGIVLAAVILRMTGHFTGTDKRPTEDVARTTETGAATVILSGISLGLESAVYMTTTIAVVIYLAFLLGGSSVVLGLFFIALAGCGLLTTVGVIVAMDTFGPVSDNAQGIAEMSGDVDEEAAQVLTELDAVGNTTKAITKGIAIATAVLAATALFGSYTDAWTSTVRALEEGAVSQDRVGGFEQMVNTQIVTPSVLVGLLLGAAVVFLFSGLAINAVTVAAGSIVHEVRRQFRDHPGIMAGTEKPDYASVVDICTRDSLTKLATPGLLAALTPVVVGFGLGIGALAGFLAGAIACGALMAVFLANSGGAWDNAKKIVEDGRHGGKGSPAHEAAVIGDTVGDPFKDTAGPAINPLIKVMNLVAVLIAPAIVTLYLGDEGSQMIRWAIALVALLVLVIALVVAKRDDVAIAEVQEESVGDRA
- a CDS encoding NAD(P)-dependent oxidoreductase, with product MEHVVVLSRAGTRSVPAARTAQIQEHARLGFVTREDAPDGREAAALLRSATVLATTNATLPRLDAELLRACPRLRRIVLYATGYEHIDLELLDDHGVSLSVLPEYATTAVAEHALGLLLGLAARIHLANDRSRGLVPAATSLRGIELGGRVLGIIGVGRIGTHLARLAGGVGMSVIGSDPDPVARVAAQERGTIMTHTDELLERADVVALCCSTDPQHPLVVGAPELERMRPGGLLVNIGRPALVDHDAVAAAIRSGHLRGYGVDDAVLDPACDLVTEGRVLQTGHSAWWRDEVLERGAEQFGRAVLAAVRHAPVDVVTSGALVGRTA
- a CDS encoding STAS domain-containing protein; the protein is MSISVTSSEAGEVHIVHVAGEIDVTSAAVLRDALEALIADGRRRLTLDLTDVTFLDSTGLGIVVGRLKRLARHGGTMTVAASHQRVLRVFSITGLDQLLDIRPDLDSAVGAAEAPVG
- a CDS encoding DEAD/DEAH box helicase, which translates into the protein MTTPRPEADELLGLLTRGREDRLRHVERIPARPATEVDLPDWVAPPLRQSLAGAGIDRLWSHQASAAQAARDGRHVVLSTGTASGKSLGYLLPSLTSVLEGRSAANGRGATALYLSPTKALAADQLARLQSWAVPGVRAATYDGDTPTDERRWIRDHADVILTNPDLVHHSLLPGHRSWAHVLRRLRYVVIDECHVYRGIFGSHVALLLRRLRRVARRYGADPTFVLASATVGDPGGHASRLIGDDVLAVTEDGSPRGALTFGLWQPPEDDDGGRRSPTTEAAELMAELVGRDVQTLAFARSRAGVEALASSASRQVSIVDEGRIAAYRGGYLPEERRVIERRLRERQLLGLAATNALELGIDVAGLDVVLMAGWPGRLASVWQQAGRAGRDGRDALAVLLAADDPLDSWVVEHPEAVFDSPVEASVLDPQNLRVLVPHLACAAAEIPVTLADEAWFGDSLEGVLAMLVERGILRARPGGWFWTRPDRPGDHVSLRGIGEVVSIVEGRSGRVVGTIDEAAAHAQVHTGAVHVHQGQTWVVTDLDLEEATATVVRGDPGWSTQSQSVSAFDIVAEESGVDLGPVRVSFGRVDVRRQVTGFLRRLPGGEVLGTHPLELPERTLSTRAVWWTMTPEALAAAGIDEVDVPGAAHAAEHAAIGMLPLLATCDRWDIGGVSTDCHPDTGLPTIMVYDGHPGGAGFAARAHERIEQWLTMTRETIAGCGCAAAGCPACVVSPKCGNGNEPLDARGAVALLDLMIGALRPTVGTEAHSGPATRPAERIS